The following proteins are co-located in the Rhea pennata isolate bPtePen1 chromosome 2, bPtePen1.pri, whole genome shotgun sequence genome:
- the ACAA1 gene encoding 3-ketoacyl-CoA thiolase, peroxisomal has translation MRRVRVVLGHLAGAPPGPGPGPGPGLRAAPCASRAAAGSPDDVVVVHGRRTAIGRAKRGGFKDTTPDELLSAVMTAVLQDVKLRPEVLGDICVGNVLQPGAGALIARVAQFLSGIPETVPCSSVNRQCSSGLQALINIAGGIRNGSYDIGLACGVETMSLRSGNNPGDISSSMMENSKARDCLIPMGITSENVAEKFGVSRKKQDAFALASQQKATKAQQMGLFETEIVPVKTTVVDDQGNQKTITVHQDEGIRPSTTLEGLAKLKPAFKENGSTTAGNASQVSDGAAAVLLAKRSKAAQLGLPVLGVLRSFAVVGVPPDVMGIGPAYAIPVAVEKAGLTLNDIDIYEINEAFASQAVYCIEKLGLPMEKVNPLGGAIALGHPLGCTGARQVVTLLNELKRRGKRAYGVVSMCIGTGMGAAAVFEYPGN, from the exons ATGCGGCGGGTGCGGGTGGTGCTGGGGCACCTCGCTggggcccccccgggccccggccccggccccggcccggggctgcgggctgcccCCTGCgcgagccgcgccgcggccggcagccccgACGATGTGGTGGTGGTGCACGGGCGGAGGACCGCCATCGGCCGCGCCAAGCGCGGCGGCTTCAAG gACACTACACCTGATGAGCTGCTGTCTGCTGTTATGACAGCTGTCCTTCAAGATGTCAAGCTTCGTCCTGAGGTCCTGGGAGATATCTGTGTAG GAAAcgtgctgcagcctggagctgGTGCTTTGATTGCAAGAGTTGCACAATTTCTAAG TGGTATCCCAGAGACTGTACCTTGCTCGAGTGTTAACAGGCAGTGCTCCTCTGGGTTACAGGCTCTTATCAATATAGCTG GTGGCATCCGAAATGGCTCGTATGACATTGGCTTGGCCTGTGG CGTGGAAACGATGTCCCTCAGAAGTGGAAACAACCCTGGTGATATCAGTTCTAGCATGATGGAAAACAGCAAAGCTCGAGATTGCCTTATTCCTATGGG AATAACCTCAGAAAATGTGGCAGAAAAGTTTGGAGTTTCCCGAAAGAAGCAAGATGCCTTTGCCTTGGCTTCTCAACAAAA AGCCACAAAAGCTCAGCAGATGGGGCTGTTTGAAACAGAGATTGTTCCAGTGAAGACCACAGTTGTAGATGACCAGGGCAACCAAAAAACCATCACTGTGCACCAAGATGAAGGGATTAGGCCCTCTACTACCCTGGAAGGCCTGGCAAAGCTGAAACCTGCTTTCAAAGAGAACGGTAGCACTACAGCAG GTAATGCCAGCCAGGTCAGTGACGGAGCAGCTGCTGTTCTCTTGGCAAAACGCTCAAAAGCTGCACAGTTAGGGCTCCCCGTCCTGGGGGTGCTCAGATCCTTTGCTGTGGTAGGAGTCCCACCTGACGTTATGGGCATCGGACCAGCCTACGCCATCCCTGTTGCTGTGGAGAAGGCGG GTTTGACTCTGAATGATATTGATATATATGAAATTAATGAAGCCTTTGCTAGCCAG GCCGTATACTGCATTGAAAAGCTGGGCCTTCCCATGGAGAAGGTCAACCCCCTCGGTGGAGCCATAGCTCTGGGGCACCCACTGGGCTGTACTGGTGCTCGTCAAGTTGTCACTTTGCTCAACGAATTGAAGCGCAGAGGGAAAAG agcaTACGGCGTTGTATCAATGTGCATTGGAACTGGCATGGGAGCTGCAGCAGTATTTGAGTACCCAGGGAACTAA